A genomic window from Triticum urartu cultivar G1812 chromosome 7, Tu2.1, whole genome shotgun sequence includes:
- the LOC125523269 gene encoding uncharacterized protein LOC125523269 isoform X2 has translation MVDIDRRLREQEDKDAEVARKCQEDAEKEAKEQHAKDGELVRKCQEEMEQNARDQVATDNHVAPTDEQIKKVCARGVGDDAGRTRTGERRSSVVQKSLDDFFYCRSGMSLEGVSTGRRSVRQKRRKTKKSSRAGHKQRKRVKFSNIVQTICLTESSGSDDNIFYDGNEASGEDNGDRTSHRIANGGRDAVAGARESRSANDGFNAAANEVDPKIAAQRDADGIHASEEEVPVSTGTLYRHDNNDGYTFEGRTAIPNHGNLKSGGAQHRCKGALRIWCKVKRKLRQRLVHSNFNVANIVDILEFVVSVLKGSLGCMLK, from the exons ATGGTTGACATTGACAGGAGGCTGAGGGAGCAGGAAGATAAAGATGCAGAAGTGGCAAGGAAGTGTCAGGAAGATGCAGAAAAGGAAGCAAAAGAGCAACATGCAAAAGATGGAGAACTTGTAAGGAAATGTCAAGAGGAGATGGAGCAGAACGCGAGGGACCAAGTGGCAACTGATAATCATGTTGCAC CTACTGACGAGCAGATCAAGAAGGTGTGTGCACGTGGTGTGGGTGATGATGCAGGGAGGACAAGGACAGGGGAACGGCGATCATCAG tggttcagAAAAGCTTAGATGATTTTTTCTACTGTCGGAGTGGCATGTCCTTGGAAGGAGTCAGTACAG GGCGGCGGTCCGTCCGCCAGAAGAGACGAAAGACTAAGAAATCAAGCAGGGCAGGGCATAAGCAGCGAAAGAGAGTTAAGTTCTCAAATATTGTTCAAACAATTTGTCTGACTGAAAGCTCTGGAAGTGATGACAACATTTTTTATGATGGGAACGAGGCTAGTGGTGAGGACAATGGGGATCGTACTTCACACC GAATTGCCAACGGGGGGAGGGATGCTGTGGCGGGGGCGCGTGAGAGCAGGTCTGCAAATGATGGCTTTAATGCTGCAGCTAATGAAGTAGATCCGAAAATTGCAGCGCAGAGGGATGCTG ATGGCATACACGCATCTGAAGAAGAGGTGCCTGTCAGTACTGGCACACTATATCGGCATGACAACAACGATGGATACACTTTTGAGGGGAGAACTG CCATACCGAATCATGGCAATCTGAAGTCGGGGGGAGCTCAACACAGGTGCAAGGGCGCTCTGAGAATTTGGTGCAAGGTAAAAAGAAAATTAAGGCAGCGCCTTGTGCATTCAAATTTCAATGTAGCAAACATAGTAGATATTTTGGAATTTGTTGTTAGTGTACTGAAGGGTAGCCTTGGTTGTATGTTGAAGTAG
- the LOC125523269 gene encoding uncharacterized protein LOC125523269 isoform X3, producing the protein MVDIDRRLREQEDKDAEVARKCQEDAEKEAKEQHAKDGELVRKCQEEMEQNARDQVATDNHVAPTDEQIKKVCARGVGDDAGRTRTGERRSSDVVVQKSLDDFFYCRSGMSLEGVSTGRRSVRQKRRKTKKSSRAGHKQRKRVKFSNIVQTICLTESSGSDDNIFYDGNEASGEDNGDRTSHRIANGGRDAVAGARESRSANDGFNAAANEVDPKIAAQRDADGIHASEEEVPVSTGTLYRHDNNDGYTFEGRTAIPNHGNLKSGGAQHRCKGALRIWCKYQRE; encoded by the exons ATGGTTGACATTGACAGGAGGCTGAGGGAGCAGGAAGATAAAGATGCAGAAGTGGCAAGGAAGTGTCAGGAAGATGCAGAAAAGGAAGCAAAAGAGCAACATGCAAAAGATGGAGAACTTGTAAGGAAATGTCAAGAGGAGATGGAGCAGAACGCGAGGGACCAAGTGGCAACTGATAATCATGTTGCAC CTACTGACGAGCAGATCAAGAAGGTGTGTGCACGTGGTGTGGGTGATGATGCAGGGAGGACAAGGACAGGGGAACGGCGATCATCAG atgtagtggttcagAAAAGCTTAGATGATTTTTTCTACTGTCGGAGTGGCATGTCCTTGGAAGGAGTCAGTACAG GGCGGCGGTCCGTCCGCCAGAAGAGACGAAAGACTAAGAAATCAAGCAGGGCAGGGCATAAGCAGCGAAAGAGAGTTAAGTTCTCAAATATTGTTCAAACAATTTGTCTGACTGAAAGCTCTGGAAGTGATGACAACATTTTTTATGATGGGAACGAGGCTAGTGGTGAGGACAATGGGGATCGTACTTCACACC GAATTGCCAACGGGGGGAGGGATGCTGTGGCGGGGGCGCGTGAGAGCAGGTCTGCAAATGATGGCTTTAATGCTGCAGCTAATGAAGTAGATCCGAAAATTGCAGCGCAGAGGGATGCTG ATGGCATACACGCATCTGAAGAAGAGGTGCCTGTCAGTACTGGCACACTATATCGGCATGACAACAACGATGGATACACTTTTGAGGGGAGAACTG CCATACCGAATCATGGCAATCTGAAGTCGGGGGGAGCTCAACACAGGTGCAAGGGCGCTCTGAGAATTTGGTGCAAG TATCAAAGAGAATGA
- the LOC125523269 gene encoding uncharacterized protein LOC125523269 isoform X4, protein MVDIDRRLREQEDKDAEVARKCQEDAEKEAKEQHAKDGELVRKCQEEMEQNARDQVATDNHVAPTDEQIKKVCARGVGDDAGRTRTGERRSSDVVVQKSLDDFFYCRSGMSLEGVSTGRRSVRQKRRKTKKSSRAGHKQRKRVKFSNIVQTICLTESSGSDDNIFYDGNEASGEDNGDRTSHRIANGGRDAVAGARESRSANDGFNAAANEVDPKIAAQRDADGIHASEEEVPVSTGTLYRHDNNDGYTFEGRTAIPNHGNLKSGGAQHRCKGALRIWCKSV, encoded by the exons ATGGTTGACATTGACAGGAGGCTGAGGGAGCAGGAAGATAAAGATGCAGAAGTGGCAAGGAAGTGTCAGGAAGATGCAGAAAAGGAAGCAAAAGAGCAACATGCAAAAGATGGAGAACTTGTAAGGAAATGTCAAGAGGAGATGGAGCAGAACGCGAGGGACCAAGTGGCAACTGATAATCATGTTGCAC CTACTGACGAGCAGATCAAGAAGGTGTGTGCACGTGGTGTGGGTGATGATGCAGGGAGGACAAGGACAGGGGAACGGCGATCATCAG atgtagtggttcagAAAAGCTTAGATGATTTTTTCTACTGTCGGAGTGGCATGTCCTTGGAAGGAGTCAGTACAG GGCGGCGGTCCGTCCGCCAGAAGAGACGAAAGACTAAGAAATCAAGCAGGGCAGGGCATAAGCAGCGAAAGAGAGTTAAGTTCTCAAATATTGTTCAAACAATTTGTCTGACTGAAAGCTCTGGAAGTGATGACAACATTTTTTATGATGGGAACGAGGCTAGTGGTGAGGACAATGGGGATCGTACTTCACACC GAATTGCCAACGGGGGGAGGGATGCTGTGGCGGGGGCGCGTGAGAGCAGGTCTGCAAATGATGGCTTTAATGCTGCAGCTAATGAAGTAGATCCGAAAATTGCAGCGCAGAGGGATGCTG ATGGCATACACGCATCTGAAGAAGAGGTGCCTGTCAGTACTGGCACACTATATCGGCATGACAACAACGATGGATACACTTTTGAGGGGAGAACTG CCATACCGAATCATGGCAATCTGAAGTCGGGGGGAGCTCAACACAGGTGCAAGGGCGCTCTGAGAATTTGGTGCAAG agtgtttag
- the LOC125523269 gene encoding uncharacterized protein LOC125523269 isoform X1, which produces MVDIDRRLREQEDKDAEVARKCQEDAEKEAKEQHAKDGELVRKCQEEMEQNARDQVATDNHVAPTDEQIKKVCARGVGDDAGRTRTGERRSSDVVVQKSLDDFFYCRSGMSLEGVSTGRRSVRQKRRKTKKSSRAGHKQRKRVKFSNIVQTICLTESSGSDDNIFYDGNEASGEDNGDRTSHRIANGGRDAVAGARESRSANDGFNAAANEVDPKIAAQRDADGIHASEEEVPVSTGTLYRHDNNDGYTFEGRTAIPNHGNLKSGGAQHRCKGALRIWCKVKRKLRQRLVHSNFNVANIVDILEFVVSVLKGSLGCMLK; this is translated from the exons ATGGTTGACATTGACAGGAGGCTGAGGGAGCAGGAAGATAAAGATGCAGAAGTGGCAAGGAAGTGTCAGGAAGATGCAGAAAAGGAAGCAAAAGAGCAACATGCAAAAGATGGAGAACTTGTAAGGAAATGTCAAGAGGAGATGGAGCAGAACGCGAGGGACCAAGTGGCAACTGATAATCATGTTGCAC CTACTGACGAGCAGATCAAGAAGGTGTGTGCACGTGGTGTGGGTGATGATGCAGGGAGGACAAGGACAGGGGAACGGCGATCATCAG atgtagtggttcagAAAAGCTTAGATGATTTTTTCTACTGTCGGAGTGGCATGTCCTTGGAAGGAGTCAGTACAG GGCGGCGGTCCGTCCGCCAGAAGAGACGAAAGACTAAGAAATCAAGCAGGGCAGGGCATAAGCAGCGAAAGAGAGTTAAGTTCTCAAATATTGTTCAAACAATTTGTCTGACTGAAAGCTCTGGAAGTGATGACAACATTTTTTATGATGGGAACGAGGCTAGTGGTGAGGACAATGGGGATCGTACTTCACACC GAATTGCCAACGGGGGGAGGGATGCTGTGGCGGGGGCGCGTGAGAGCAGGTCTGCAAATGATGGCTTTAATGCTGCAGCTAATGAAGTAGATCCGAAAATTGCAGCGCAGAGGGATGCTG ATGGCATACACGCATCTGAAGAAGAGGTGCCTGTCAGTACTGGCACACTATATCGGCATGACAACAACGATGGATACACTTTTGAGGGGAGAACTG CCATACCGAATCATGGCAATCTGAAGTCGGGGGGAGCTCAACACAGGTGCAAGGGCGCTCTGAGAATTTGGTGCAAGGTAAAAAGAAAATTAAGGCAGCGCCTTGTGCATTCAAATTTCAATGTAGCAAACATAGTAGATATTTTGGAATTTGTTGTTAGTGTACTGAAGGGTAGCCTTGGTTGTATGTTGAAGTAG